From one Sardina pilchardus chromosome 6, fSarPil1.1, whole genome shotgun sequence genomic stretch:
- the LOC134083397 gene encoding putative nuclease HARBI1 — MEVFNDRAIIERYRLPREAIRQLLEATGEDLRRSTRRSFALTAETQLLAALRFFATGSFLQVVGDGHGLCKASVSRSVQAVTDCLLRLVPEHLTFPTREEMTGIQGHFFRTHHIPQVTGVVDGTLVPILTPHDDGHIYICRKGYAAINCQVVCDHRGIILDVVARWPGSTHDSFIFRESTIGREATASRGEWRLLGDSGYPLRPFLFTPVANPEDDHQRAFNEAHRLARSVVERTIGRCKMRFRCLHRSSGGLLFSPAKACAVICVTAMLHNIAVRAGLQLDEPEEDEEEAAGVPHEGGRPDDQPQHYRAGFEARRDVIHTFF, encoded by the coding sequence ATGGAGGTGTTTAATGATCGGGCGATCATTGAGAGGTACAGGCTGCCGAGGGAGGCTATCAGGCAACTCCTTGAGGCCACCGGCGAGGACCTGAGACGCTCAACTCGGAGGAGTTTTGCGCTCACCGCGGAAACGCAACTGTTGGCCGCCCTCAGATTCTTCGCCACAGGGAGTTTCCTCCAGGTCGTGGGTGATGGCCATGGCCTATGCAAGGCTTCGGTGTCACGGTCCGTTCAGGCGGTGACCGACTGCCTGCTGCGCCTGGTACCTGAACACCTGACCTTCCCCACGAGAGAGGAGATGACGGGGATACAGGGGCATTTTTTCCGCACGCACCATATTCCGCAGGTGACTGGAGTGGTGGATGGCACGTTAGTTCCCATACTGACACCCCACGATGATGGTCACATCTACATCTGCCGGAAGGGCTACGCGGCCATCAATTGCCAGGTTGTGTGTGACCACCGAGGCATCATCCTCGACGTCGTAGCGAGATGGCCCGGGAGCACCCACGACTCCTTCATCTTCAGGGAGTCCACCATTGGCCGGGAGGCAACTGCGTCCAGGGGTGAGTGGCGACTCCTCGGCGACAGTGGTTATCCTCTCCGGCCATTCCTCTTCACACCTGTGGCCAACCCTGAGGACGACCACCAGCGAGCCTTCAACGAGGCTCACCGTCTGGCGAGGAGCGTTGTCGAGCGCACCATCGGGCGGTGTAAGATGCGCTTCAGGTGTCTTCACCGATCCAGCGGGGGACTCCTCTTTAGTCCAGCCAAGGCCTGCGCGGTAATTTGTGTAACAGCCATGTTGCACAACATTGCCGTGCGGGCAGGGCTTCAGCTGGATGAGcctgaggaggacgaggaggaggctgCCGGTGTGCCACACGAGGGGGGACGTCCCGATGACCAGCCTCAACACTATCGGGCTGGTTTTGAGGCCCGCCGTGATGTCATCCACACCtttttttga